The Brassica napus cultivar Da-Ae chromosome C7, Da-Ae, whole genome shotgun sequence genomic interval gcatattttatagtttatgtAGCACACAAATTACGACCAGATAAAATTTTGGGTCATACCTTACGAATGTTTTAATTCTAGAAAAGATAAGAACTTTTTTTAGCAAGGTTATTAGTTAAAAATGTTCTTGTCAAAAAGGAAGCATACACATATCTTCCATAATACTTTgcttttcttttcatatatgttttgttcGATCAGTCTCTGTCTAATTCTCACTCACACACCATACATGCCATGTAGAAGCCAAGCCAAACCAAACTTAAAACCCAAGCAAtctttatttccttttcttatgataatcattgattaattaatcTGTTCTTCAGAATTGTATTTAAGCATTCGTAAATATGTTTACTcaagtatatatgtatatgtattctGTATATGCATGTATACTTGTAGAAAAAGTTCCAACATTTTATCAAtgttataaatgtaaaatatttattttgaaagtttCATAATTAAGTGTCCTTACAGTTTACTTTCAAGTTGTTGGTGTACCTCTCCCTCTCATTGTTACCTAACATGTATGTTTCCTTGTTTCGACATACTTGTTAAACAAACCCAAGTCTTAAAATAATACTTTCTTACTGAAGAGTGTACACTAGATTTGTATACATTATAAATTGAtgagatttaataatatttcttttgggATTATCTCATCTTTCTCTCTCATGGATAGTACAAGGTTAAAATCAAGTGCAAAAAAGAGCAATTAAGAAAGTGGTGAACAAGAATTCAATTCCTTCCTCTTTCTCAAGATAACCTCAAAGAGTTCTACTCAGGAAACATATGCTTTAGACATCTTTAACCCTTTTTCCCTTCTGTCTATCTCTCTTTCACGCCTTTGTTTATTCTAATGAAGTTGTGAGAagtgagaaagaagagaagagaagtaaTGCACAAGAGGAAAATAAGAGAGACAAAACAATATGACTTGGTGCAATGACAGTAGCGATGTTCAGACCGTTGAAACAATCATTCCCTCCCCAACAGTGGCCGAGTCTCCTGAAGCCTCATTTCAAGTCTCTTGTCACAAAACATGTCCTTCTTGTGGCCATAAATTCAAGTTTCATGAACAGGTTCTTGTTTCTATCTAGCTATATTCAGCTTCTATACATTTGGAAACTAttcgatgatattaatattgATTGTTGATGTGAATAAAATTCGATGAGTATAGGCGGGGATCCATGACTTGCCGGGACTGCCTGCCGGAGTGAAGTTCGATCCGACTGATCAAGAGGTATTGGGGCATCTTGAAGGAAAGGTAAGAGATGACGCAAGAAAGCTTCATCCTCTCATCGATGAGTTTATCCGTACCATTGACGGTGAAAATGGTATTTGTTACACCCATCCTGAGAAATTGCcaggtgattttttttatttatccaTTAGTCTCAACAAGTATCCCATTTTATTAATAGTGAATACATGTTTTGTCTTCATATGATCTAAACCTCATCATTCATGGTTACTAATATGAAACCTTTAAAAATTGACTACAGATCTAAATTTTATAGTACGATGCACAATCATCTTACTGAACGATCATGTCGTTAGATTTAGCGAATTTTATACCGTCTCGATTAGATTTAGCGAATTTTATACGGTTAATTATATTATGACGATCgaattttatcattaattttctATAGCTAGTATAGTATTTAGAGTTTGTTAagaattacaaaaaaagaagaagaatggtaTCATATTTTCTAACAGatgaaaatgttaaataaaaatagcGCACGTAGCCAATCCAACTGATTATTGGAATGTTATACCTTTTTTGTTTCGTCAACGGAGTGTAATACCTAATTAAACTATGTATTGAATATTGATTAGTTTGTAGTCAGTCACATTAATAAATGTTCACATATATAGGTGTGAGCACGGACGGGACGGTCCGTCATTTCTTCCACCGACCGTCAAAGGCATACACTACGGGAACAAGAAAGCGACGTAAAGTTCACACTGATTCCGAAGTCGGTGGCGAGACACGGTGGCACAAAACCGGCAAAACACGGCCAGTTCTCACTGGAGGAAGAGTGAAAGGCTACAAAAAAATCCTAGTACTCTACACAAACTacggtaaacaaaaaaaacccgAGAAGACTAATTGGGTAATGCATCAATATCATCTTGGCACCAAcgaggaagagaaagaaggtGAACTCGTCGTCTCCAAAATCTTCTACCAGACTCAACCACGCCAATGCGGTGGATCCCTTGCTGCTGCTGCCACGGCAAAGGAGCGGCCTTACCTCCACGGCCATCATCTCGGTGGTGGTGGTAGTCACCATCTTTATCATAATAATGGTAACGTTAAAGGCAATGGCGGTGGAGGATCCGCACGAGCCAGTGAGTATTACAACAATATTCCAACGATTATCTCGTTTAATCAAAGCGGGATACAGAACCATTTGGTTCATGGTACTCAACCTTTTATCCCTTAAGAAGAGAAATAACTTTATATGGACGGTCGTAAAATAAGAGACGCTCTATAATCTAAGCATTATATAACATCAATacattgaaaataaattaaattacactGCAATCTTATATACGTAACATTTTGTTATCATTGTTTTGCCCCGTTTTGGTTATACTGCTTTGTACAATTTTATTTCCTCGAactgattataaaaaaaaatgtacaaaGATCTCTCTTTCCCTCTTGGTACATAAAAAtccattttgatattttgtaggCAATCTATGGGGGACGGTAGCTTAGTAAGTGCAAAATCCAATACATagtaaaaatgaaaatcaaTTGCCAATGGTTGTGTGTGGTATTTCAGTAAAACAAAATTGCCACTGGTTGTGCGTGTCAGTGTGTTGACAACATTGtatcgaaaataaaatatacatcaCTATGTACTTACTGTATTACATACTGCTACCACAACATATGCAAGATCACTTTGGTACAAAAACATATCTAGcgaaaatcataaaaatattcaCCAAATGACATGTTTTCTTCATTTGCTCGACGTGGCCATTAAACTTTGAATTGAAGTCTGTATactcttttttatctttttaaatctCTCCCAAGCGATTTATTATACATCAACAAAACTTTTCTGCTTACGTAGTTGCTTTTATGGTAAATTCGCTATTGGTTAATGTACATCCAAAACCGGATGCAAAcgggtttaaattaaataatccaGATGTGTGAGATGGgctattatgattttttaagaAAGAAGGTCTATAAGCCAATTCCATAGTAGTTTCGCGGGTTTTCAggataagaataaaaaatgaaaaccagAAGTCATTTGGATTCGTATCTCCCAGACTGCTGTTACATAATACCATACGGTGTACTGGATGTAGGTGATTCCAGCTGTTGTTCATTTCGCGTTAGACAGTTATACAGTTAGAGTAGACTTTCGAATTTGGCCGTTTGATGGCGTAGATGCTCATCCAAGAGCTGTATAATCTCCTGTACCATGCTCTGCATCACAGCGAACCAAATCCTAATAAGGTATATATTTCACTTCCGCTAAACATTTTCTCTTTGAACTTTCACTTTCCCTCTCTAACGTTTCTTTCTCTCAACAATGACAAAAGAGAGATTACACACATGGACTCCGATCAAGGAGGCGATCGATGAGCTTTGAGAAGCATATCTTTTTCCACCAGTAGGAAGCGATCTCAAtttcttcttcaatctcaacgaGCTTGACAAAAGGTTTTCATCAAAATAAGTTATTCTGTGATCTCTcttctaatttctttcttttcttctctgaTATCTCTTTTaattctgattctgattctgattctgattcaGTTTTCTAGAAAACTTCACCATCTTGTTCAACTTTCTCCGAGGCTCTCATCCCATCGGCGCTCTCCCTAAGCATCTTCTGAAGATTTTCAAGAACGTTGAATCGAATCAGGATCGTCCATGGAATCCAAACGCTGATCCACAGTATCTCGTGAGAGTTATGTTTTTTCTATTCATTGctttttaattcatatttatcataatattttttttcactgTTCACAGGTCCCACAGTCCCAGATGCTGAAGCTCTTTCACCACGTGAGAAACAAAATCAAGGAAAGAGAAAGAGACCGCAAAAGGAAAGAGAAGCAATCGGTGATGCAACTGAAGGTTGATGAAGCAAATCGGCTTGTGGCTTCTCTCAATGTAacaagaaaatatgaaattatagtTCCCAAGCTAGAGAGTCACCATGAACCCGAAACAAGGGGAAAATCAGTCTAGGAGATGATCACTGAGGAAGAAGGATCAATCCCAAAGAGTCTAAGATTCATTGAtgatagatgatgatgatgatataaaGTTGTATTCTTGATTAATGAATCTCAAATGGGTAAAGGCTTACAAATAGTATCTAGTAAACCGATAAACCGACCAACCAGTTAACATAAACTAAGACAATGAGATTAGAACCAGACCAATTGGAACAATTGACAAGGgtatatatttatcatgtatCACTCAAAAATGCCATATATATGGTCTATTGATGGCATTTCTGACTCCCCCTCAAGGTCGTTGTCTCAGGTCATTAATAGCCGATTTCATTAACGGAGACATACTGTTCCTAAACAAGTGCGTTATTTGTTCATTTGGTAGTTGTTTTCTCTTGCGATCTTGCTTACACATGTTCTTCTTCTAGGTTCCTTGATGATTTCTTACATGTATCACTCAACAATGCCATAGATGGTCTGTGGATGGCATTTCTGACTCCCCCTTAAGATCGTTGTCTCAGGTCATTAATAGCCGATTTCATTAACGGAGACACACTGTCCTAAACAAGTGCGTTATTGTTCATTTGGTAGTTGTTTTATCTTGCGATCTTGCTTACACATGTTCTTCTTCTAGGTTCCTTGATGATTTCTTACACATATTCAATCATTTTTGTGGATGCAACACAACATGCATAGAAAAGTATAGTTTAAATTGGGTAATGAAAGTTTGTTGTTGGGCCCAAAAAAAAGTTCCATCAGGTTTTATGGGTTCCTCTAGTGAGTGATAAAAGAAAAGTTCAATACGCCAAACATCAGATGACTGTTTGGAGTATCTTTGGATTTAATTCCCTCACGAAGAAAGTTCTTATGTGCTTTAAAGAGATTTTTGACAGCTTCAAACTCGCTAAGAACAAACTTTACAAAAACAACCCATAAATATCTTATCATAGAAAGAACAATCCATGACATATTTGAAAttgttaaatttaaactaaaggTTATTTAAGGCCCAATTATCAACTTTTTGGGCCTTTCCAATTTGACATTTTTGCATATAGTTTATTCCTCACTagctttgttatatttttgttaacacCGTTTAGTTTCGAACCATAAGAAAACAAGTTCAAACAACCAGCTTTAAAAAAAAGCTAAATAAACTAAAAGAAATCACTAGTAGTTGACATAAAAAGctccaaaaaaatatagatataaaccGCTAAAGATTGAGATAGTAACAACCAACATACTGGTTTTTGTATTAATTCTcaagttaaaatatttacacATGATCTGGATTACTGGAATACACGATAGCCGATACTTTGTTAACATTACAAATATAGACAAATGACACGCACGAGCTCTTAATGAAAGATGCCTAATGGTAGATGATGAATATCTTTGATTAATTATTTACAACAAGAAACTTATAAtgacaataatatttataagtataaATGAAATGACATGTAttacccaaaaaaaactaaaaacactaATGATAATAACCTCCTAAAAACCTAGAATCACAAACACTATACCCAAAGCCACACAACTtacatgtataatattttgtaaatctacaggaactatatatgtatatttcacGAATCAACAAATCGGCGAATATATGTAAAAGCCTTtgtgttatatgtttttaactGAAAGTGAGGAGGTTCTCCGTCTCAAAACTCAAGCCAGCACATTCCATGTGAAGATCAGAGACCATACCAACATCGAATGATGAACCCATACATGTCTTGTCATGATCTAAACTCGCGATGTCTGATGACAACAATATCTTCTCATAGTTCTTATCATGATGATCAGCAGCGATGTTGACACTGTTGTTTTTGTCGGCATAAAGCAAATTAAGTAAGGACTCGTGATCAGGACCATGGCTCGACGATGACGACATTGACCCAATCATCATATGCTCCCAACCACATGCTATGGATTGATGTTGACAATGGTGATGATAGGGATGGTCTATGATCCTTGAAGACTGCTTCATTAGCTGCTCCCATTGATCATGATGATGTGGAGGGTCGATGGTGGTGGAAGGAGGGGATGATAGTAAGGGTTGCAATTGATTGTTGTAATTAGGAGCGTAATTAAGATCCGGAGcgtcattgacctcaaaccttTGCGTCTGATGATCATTGTTATAGTCACTGTCTTGTAATGGCAAGTCTCTGCCTTTGTTGAACACTCTGCACAAGACCCAGTCTTCCTGTGTCCACAAACCACAGAAAACGAGAGGACATTGTTTagaatcaatttttttcattgtttaGTAACAAATGCATGGGATGTTTAGTTGTTTACGTTACGCGCAGTCTCGTGCATGCAAATAACCAAACACGCATTAAAGCGACTTTTGTCtctttcttcaatttttttgttttatctgcACAAGTTCGTCGCTCTTTCTACATACTACCATCTTATCATGCGTACCATGCCATGCAAAACCCACGCATACATACAAGACGCCTAGATAAATTAAACAACGAGAAATATCTACAAATACATAATCTCATATTGAAATTGAGAAGAGACCGAAACAAATATCTAGAAtaaagttatcaaaaaaaatatctagaatAGATctgaattaaattatttttgtaaagatatcaaattatttatttctgataattaattttaactttgaaagagattaaattattttaagagaTGGTGTTAGTTAGCATCCAACAACATCAAACGGATAAAAACCTCCTAGAtgaataataaaccaaaaagcCATCATCTTAAATGGAGTGTGTAAAATTGCACATAGTAAATGAGAAGAAATTAATGTTTCAAAAAGGGAagaaattacatatataatatataatataattaataagcTGACtcacttattttatttatgaccACATGTTGTATATATCATATGACCGGATCTCATAGATTATCTAGACTAATGCTTTAATTTATGgtacataaaatatattgtgGATTATCATCATTTTTGACAACTTTgtgatttatataaaaaaaattaaaggatcaaatcatatttttagggggttaaaatatcatattttccactcaaataaaaaataaaaagtactaTCTCCTTTTTCAAATTAGTTTTGGCATGAAAACCAATACGCTGGTACAATTAATTTGGTATCTATATCTATGCATGGGACATCCACGAATAGACACATGTCGTGAGTTTAGTTACGTTACAGTTATGCTTAATAAGACGTAATTATTGTGAAATGATCATTACTAATAATGGTTAGTAGtatgaaagagagaagaaatattATTGTTGGGAATAATCCAGTACCTTAGGTGGCATGTTTGGACATTCAAGACGGAACTCGTGCATGATCCATGTAGTTTTGATCCCATTTGGTGCTCTATTTCTGTAGAAGACCAGTGTTTTTCTCATCCCTACCGATTGGCTTGTTCGTGGATCCATCACCGTCCTATCTTTCCCTGTTGCTTTCCAATATCCACTTACCGTCGCTCTGTTTGTACGATATCCAGTTGCATATTTTCTATCGCGAAAACTGAAGAAGTACCATTCTTTTGCATTCAGCTTTGCCACATCTTAAATTGCACaacatacaagattttattaatcattactccctccgtttttaatataagtagttttagaattatgcacatagattaataaatcattaattttttatattttataaataaaaacatcattaattatttatttaaccacaaatcaaccaataataaaatagaagatatattatcattggtcatataacattaaatgttaataaattttacataaaaaaccgaaaacgtcatataatttggaacatacaAATTTCTCTAacacgacttatattaaaaaacggaaaGAGTAGTGAATACTTACAAAGGGGCTGTTGAAATAATATCACAGTATAAAAATCGACAACTttaatttgtaagaaaataaaatcgtAGTCtgagtatatattatatactatgtCGACACAAAAGACTGTCAGGTAATTCACTATATGTTAAAGTTTatgttgtttcttttattttattaataaaatgctTAAATGAATCTTTTTATATCATTTCTAAATTGAGAAAAGCTGAAAGATATTTCAATTAAtaagaaactttaaaaaaaaaaaatatttagcattttgattcttttttgtATTATGAAATTGTGAATGGAATCATATCTACAACATATAAAAGTAATGATATGTTGTAAATACTTCCAAAATAACAgacaattattaaaaacatagagaaaatattCAAACTTTGGTCTCTCGATAGTGAATACTTTTTAATCATTGGATCATGGTGAATTATTTGTTTGAAAATTGGAGTTACAGTGTCTCGGTTTATAAACAGTGATGTGTCAAAGGTTTGTGTGATGATATAAATAAGACTTGTGATGTGGACAAGACGGAGGATGTGAGACATTGAATTCAGTTttggaaaatataattatgatttTGACTTCAACGAAGGAAATTATTGATCTCTCAAACATTCCTCCTATCAGTTTCGCATTAATTTAATCCTCATAGAAGATGATCAAGAAGATGCGTGACTACTTCAAAAGATTCCTTTATTTTTCCTTAATTAAGAAGAAAATTAATCAACAACCATATCCTAAACagtatatattagttatttaattataatctaTATAGCATATATTCGACTAATTACATCAAGATCGTGCTGGTCATGAAAGTAATAAAGGTTTCTTGAGTCTCCAAGGTTGCTTGTGATATGGGGCAAAAAGGTCTACACACAAAGCctaaattttgtttattcatATATTGCATATTAATTAAAGTTCTTTAATGCTACAAATTAACTAACTGTGAATTTTATATTCTACAAGTTATCTTCTTTTAACAAAGTCCCTCAAAAGTCAAAACTACGAAGAAAGCCAAAATTTTACAagttaagaagaaaaaaaaagat includes:
- the LOC106409109 gene encoding NAC domain-containing protein 73 isoform X1; its protein translation is MTWCNDSSDVQTVETIIPSPTVAESPEASFQVSCHKTCPSCGHKFKFHEQAGIHDLPGLPAGVKFDPTDQEVLGHLEGKVRDDARKLHPLIDEFIRTIDGENGICYTHPEKLPGVSTDGTVRHFFHRPSKAYTTGTRKRRKVHTDSEVGGETRWHKTGKTRPVLTGGRVKGYKKILVLYTNYGKQKKPEKTNWVMHQYHLGTNEEEKEGELVVSKIFYQTQPRQCGGSLAAAATAKERPYLHGHHLGGGGSHHLYHNNGNVKGNGGGGSARASEYYNNIPTIISFNQSGIQNHLVHGNLWGTVA
- the LOC106409109 gene encoding NAC domain-containing protein 73 isoform X2; translation: MTWCNDSSDVQTVETIIPSPTVAESPEASFQVSCHKTCPSCGHKFKFHEQAGIHDLPGLPAGVKFDPTDQEVLGHLEGKVRDDARKLHPLIDEFIRTIDGENGICYTHPEKLPGVSTDGTVRHFFHRPSKAYTTGTRKRRKVHTDSEVGGETRWHKTGKTRPVLTGGRVKGYKKILVLYTNYGKQKKPEKTNWVMHQYHLGTNEEEKEGELVVSKIFYQTQPRQCGGSLAAAATAKERPYLHGHHLGGGGSHHLYHNNGNVKGNGGGGSARASEYYNNIPTIISFNQSGIQNHLVHGTQPFIP
- the LOC106409575 gene encoding protein CUP-SHAPED COTYLEDON 3, producing the protein MGLKDIGSKLPPGFRFHPSDEELVCHYLYNKIRAKSDHGDVEDDDVDEALKGATDLVEIDLHICEPWQLPDVAKLNAKEWYFFSFRDRKYATGYRTNRATVSGYWKATGKDRTVMDPRTSQSVGMRKTLVFYRNRAPNGIKTTWIMHEFRLECPNMPPKEDWVLCRVFNKGRDLPLQDSDYNNDHQTQRFEVNDAPDLNYAPNYNNQLQPLLSSPPSTTIDPPHHHDQWEQLMKQSSRIIDHPYHHHCQHQSIACGWEHMMIGSMSSSSSHGPDHESLLNLLYADKNNSVNIAADHHDKNYEKILLSSDIASLDHDKTCMGSSFDVGMVSDLHMECAGLSFETENLLTFS